A single Rhopalosiphum padi isolate XX-2018 chromosome 4, ASM2088224v1, whole genome shotgun sequence DNA region contains:
- the LOC132930456 gene encoding enhancer of split mbeta protein-like, giving the protein MFSPTPSPISRTVTYRKITKPLLERKRRARINRCLDELKDLMFSALEAEGENVDKLEKADILEFTVKHLQKITRRDPVEEAYKFQEGFSHCASEACSFLLSLPGLDSVVGRRLVEYLAKSVSRALESQLPAAAAAATAAAAAAMAATDKRPVAITASDDRTPPQQPDNAPPTPPPSAATSTVFAPPCQTAGHTATAADTAAAGTAVHFAAIAAASPTLKPVALNASNRGPPQHMVVRPKPTRPAFGRSPPILQQDAAAAAAAAVAALRDPMWRPW; this is encoded by the exons ATGTTTTCGCCTACTCCGTCGCCGATTTCTCGGACCGTAACCTACAGAAAG ATAACAAAACCGTTATTGGAACGAAAACGACGTGCTCGCATCAATCGGTGCTTGGACGAATTGAAGGATCTAATGTTTTCTGCTTTAGAG gCTGAAGgtgaaaatgttgataaactCGAAAAGGCAGATATTTTGGAATTTACTGTCAAACATCTGCAAAAAATTACTAGAAGAGATCCCGTAGAAGAAGCTTATAAATTTCaa GAAGGATTCAGCCACTGTGCCAGCGAAGCGTGCAGTTTCCTGTTGTCGCTGCCCGGCCTGGACTCGGTGGTCGGCCGACGGTTGGTCGAGTACCTGGCCAAATCGGTGTCGCGCGCGCTCGAATCTCAACTGCCGGCCGCCGCAGCAGCCGCCACCGCAGCCGCAGCCGCGGCGATGGCCGCCACTGACAAGCGGCCGGTCGCCATCACCGCGAGCGACGACCGGACGCCGCCGCAGCAGCCCGACAACGCGCCGCCGACGCCGCCACCGTCGGCCGCGACCTCGACGGTGTTCGCGCCTCCGTGCCAGACGGCCGGCCACACCGCCACGGCTGCAGACACCGCGGCCGCCGGCACCGCCGTCCACTTCGCGGCCATCGCCGCCGCCTCGCCGACGCTGAAACCCGTGGCCCTGAACGCGTCCAACCGGGGCCCGCCGCAGCACATGGTCGTCAGGCCAAAACCCACTAGGCCCGCGTTCGGCCGGTCGCCGCCGATTCTGCAGCAAGACGCCGCGGCCGCAGCAGCCGCCGCGGTCGCTGCACTACGCGACCCCATGTGGCGGCCGTGGTGA